The sequence below is a genomic window from Blastopirellula marina.
AAACGCAATCCATTTCCCATCGGGCGACCAAGCAGGACGAAAGAAGCCGTTGGGCTTTTCAGGATCACCCTGTAATTCTTTCACTCCTGTCAGGTTGCGAAACGTACGTGACTTGAGATCGAGCAACCAAATGTTCGCGAAATGAGAATCTCTGGTCGATACGAACGCGAGCGTGTTACCGTCGGGTGAAAGGGCCCCCTGGTCATCCACCGCAGGATCCTCTGTTAGTCGCTGACAGTCGGTTCCATCGGGTCGCGTCCGATAGATATCAGCCTGTCCTAAGCCATTGCGTTCCGAGGTGAAGACAATCCACTGCCCGTCGCACGAGAACGTAGCATGGTAATCGAAGGTCGACTCCTCAAAGAGCCTCCGTTCTTCGCCCCCATACGAGCTAGCCAAGTACAAGGTGGAAGCCGACGGGCCGATCCGGTTCATCAACATAACCCCCTTTTGAGTACTGCTTGAAGCGGGTGGATTAGGTTCAGCCCCGCCGGCTTGTAGCGTCAAAAAGTTGGCGAGCAGAAAAATCAACAATTGGGGAATTCGAAAGGTCAGTAACCAACCTTTCAAGAAGTAGTCGATGCACATGGACTATTACTGCATAGTAACTCGAATAACTCGGAAAACGACCTGACTTCTGGTCGATGCAAGAGGTTTGCTTCTAAGAAATGCGTAAACCAACTGACCAGAAGGCCAGAATTTATTGAATTACTACGGATAAACTCAAGAAAACAAGATTGAATCAACTTGCAAAGTCAGTTTCTTCGTTTGGACTTGAAAAATAAGACTCATTCGATCGCGGAAGTTGCTCTAGCACGATGTTGATCCACTAGGAAATTATGTGGGGACACCCTACCGTTTATGAGCAACTGAGCTTGTTCGTAGTGAATTAAGAACTCAATCCAGTCATACCAGGGGATTGGAAGTGAAACGTCTGGACCATCTAAAGACTGGATGAGCCAAGCATTTAACTTTGTCTGTGACGCTTGGAGCATCACTTGAGCATCGTCCGGTCTCTCCATTTTGTGATACGCGATCGCTAACAGCGGATAGGCGGTTCCACTTGCCACCCAGCTTTTGCCATCTTCGGCTCTGTCCTGCTCTAGCCAATTCACAGCCTGGTCAAAATTGCCAGCTCTAAGATGAGCCCATCCGGTGATATAGGCGCGAACAGCTCGCGGCATACCGGAACGTTTTTTTCGTGGGTTCGTATTTACTTGTAGGGTACCGTCTTGCAGAAACACCTCATTCGCCTCGGCTATGCGTCTAGCCTCCTCACGAGAAAGATCATCACCGATTAGTATTCCACGGGAAACAGCTCCGCCGGAAATCTCTCCGAACTGCGTGAGCTGTTTACATAACTCGCCGTATGCCACTTTGCGATCCGTATAAAGAAATAGCTGGGGAACACCGAGATATTCGATATCTTCGAATGGGCTTCCCAATTCCAATGTGCGCTCATAGTCGGCCGCAGCCTGCTCCCACAGCCCCAACTTCGCATAGACCGTCCCCCGACTGATCCAAACGGGAAAATATCGTGGCTGAACCTTGGTCGCCTGGGAATAGGCTTCGAGTCCTTCAGCCCAATTCCTTGCATCAATATGGGCATGGCCCGACGTTAGTAGCAGGTTTGCCTGCTTTAAACGCTCCGTGAAGTGCTGCAATTCTTCCTTCGCATTCGTGGCGTCGGTCTCGGCAATTCGCGCATCATGCAAAGCCGTTGTCGCCACTGTGGCTTGCCATATACTTACCACAAACCCGCACAACAGGGCTGCGGTAACGACCGAGGCAGTCAGAATGAATCCCTTATGACGACGAACAAACATGGAAAACCGATAATAGGTAGATGGCGGGCGGGCCATGATCGGTTCTTCGTTGAGAAGACTTTTGATGTCTTTAGCAAACGCGTCGGCGGTCGAATACCGCCGGTTTCGATCCTTATCGAGCGCCTTCATGACGATCCAATCGAGATCGCCTTTGACAGTTGATTTCAACTGCGCAGGTTCGATCTGCCGATTGAGAGAGACGGTACTTGCCATCTTATTGCTGAGCGTACTCAATCGCTGACTGGGTCGCTCTGCCTCTTCCTCTCTGATAATTCGACGTAATTCGTCGAAGCCTACCTTCGAGGCGCGATCCTTGGACAATGGCGTAGCCCCAGTAAGCATCTCATACAGCAAAACGCCCAGAGAAAAGATATCGGTCCTGGTATCGATATCCAGGTTACTCATCTCCGCCTGCTCAGGGCTCATGTAGGAAGGGGTTCCAATCATGGCGCTGAAGCGAGTGTAGATTGTCCTATCGGTCAGGTTGTGGCCAATCGCCTTAGCCACTCCAAAATCGATGATCTTGGGAACCGGCTTGCCATTGTCCATTGATACAAGGATGTTAGAAGGCTTGAGATCACGATGGATAATGCCCTTTTGATGGGCGTATTGGACTGCGCAGCAAATGGAAATGAATAGTTCTAATCGGTCGGAGGTTGACATCTTGTGCCGATCACAGAAGGAGATCAGCGGCTCGCCTGGGACCAGTTCCATGACGAAATAAGGATGCCCCGATTCCGTCATCCCGGCGTCATAAACTCTCGCGATATTCGCGTGATCCATCAGCGCGAGAGCCTGTCGCTCGGCTTCAAAGCGGGCAATCACTTCCGGAGAATCCATACCAGGCTTGATAATCTTTAAAGCAACACGCCGGCGAATTGGGCCTTCCTGATCTGCAATAAATACCAGCCCAAAACCGCCTTCACCGATTTGCTCATGAAGCTTGTAA
It includes:
- a CDS encoding serine/threonine-protein kinase, with protein sequence MTETQEKTIFLDAIEIESEFERNQFLLEVCGANEDLLASVRGLLRSHFRTKSIVDRVASLELVGSLDKAALQHSPQSSYGTNTVIGPYKLHEQIGEGGFGLVFIADQEGPIRRRVALKIIKPGMDSPEVIARFEAERQALALMDHANIARVYDAGMTESGHPYFVMELVPGEPLISFCDRHKMSTSDRLELFISICCAVQYAHQKGIIHRDLKPSNILVSMDNGKPVPKIIDFGVAKAIGHNLTDRTIYTRFSAMIGTPSYMSPEQAEMSNLDIDTRTDIFSLGVLLYEMLTGATPLSKDRASKVGFDELRRIIREEEAERPSQRLSTLSNKMASTVSLNRQIEPAQLKSTVKGDLDWIVMKALDKDRNRRYSTADAFAKDIKSLLNEEPIMARPPSTYYRFSMFVRRHKGFILTASVVTAALLCGFVVSIWQATVATTALHDARIAETDATNAKEELQHFTERLKQANLLLTSGHAHIDARNWAEGLEAYSQATKVQPRYFPVWISRGTVYAKLGLWEQAAADYERTLELGSPFEDIEYLGVPQLFLYTDRKVAYGELCKQLTQFGEISGGAVSRGILIGDDLSREEARRIAEANEVFLQDGTLQVNTNPRKKRSGMPRAVRAYITGWAHLRAGNFDQAVNWLEQDRAEDGKSWVASGTAYPLLAIAYHKMERPDDAQVMLQASQTKLNAWLIQSLDGPDVSLPIPWYDWIEFLIHYEQAQLLINGRVSPHNFLVDQHRARATSAIE